GAAACTAAACGTTGGGAATGAAGAACATGGCAAATGTAAGATAAAGATGGGATTTTTACATTACTTAGGAGCATGGTTTGTTCCGTCTCGGTGATGAAGTCCGGAATGTACATTACGGTGGGCAGAGACCCAACTTTGAAGTTTTTCAGAGTCTCTTTTGCTTCCATTGCTCAGTGATTACCCACGTCCCAAATTTTACTGATgtgtaaagaaaaaaacaaaagattaaaaaatctattgaaagcttctttttttttttccttttaagaaaaaaatgagcAAGATCAAGTAAAAGCTGATGAAATTTTGAAGGATGCAAATCCCCGAAGAATCATGGACAGAAAATGCAATGCTAACCAAGTGAGCTAAATCTTACACGGTCGAACGctaaatcttataaaattcaAGGGTTGGTGTTTCGCCTTCAATATGTAAAACTCCAATATGCAGGAAAGACCCAAATGAGGTCAATAGTAAAGATAATTGCTTTGCCTATGCAGTTCAACGCAGGGAGGCAAACTCAACGCATAAACAAAATGACGGCAAACCCAGCTCTTTTACATTGATACACAATTCTATAGAGATTGCAAACATATACACGAATAAAAATACCGGAGACTTTTGAAGAcgaattaaaaggaaaattacagaaataaaagaaaaaaattggttCGTACCTGCAAAACTCTTGTGAACAGGTTTTCTGCTTGCCAGTGAAAAAATGTTTATTCATGCGCCCCTTCACTGGAAATCCAGCACTTGGGTTTGAGTCCAACGCTTTGATATTCTTATCCAGTACACTATATAGAGACCGTTCCGTCGGGCTCAAAAGTGGCTTAAGAAAGTAAAAGATGATGGCCCCAAATCCAATTGGTAGGAGCCCGGATGAATATTTCGGCCCAGTTggttattcatattttaaaaaaattagaaattaaaattaaaactctaaGTCTATGTTAGAAGATTGAACTGAAttaagttgaattgagataaaaattaaataaaatattattttttgatgttattattattttaatatttgaaaaaattgaattgtttattatattttatgtttaaatttgagaaaattataatgattaaatgagatgagttgatatGAGTTTGGGATCCAAACTGGCCGTAAATGAAATAAATCATGCAATTCCTCTCGATAAGTTAATGAGAGTAGATAATAGCTATAGATAGTATAAACAAAATCTCAACTACACTAGTTATTCTCTATCATTAACGTTCCGATGAAGTTGAGTCAGTCTCCAGTGCACCGGTGTGGTTGTAGTTaggctttattttattttatttttataaaggaaGTGAGGGGTTTCAAATCCAGATTttccatttgaaaaattgaattgtatACTACCAAGCCAACAAGCTCTTGACGATTGTGGTTGAGTTTGTAACATGTTTATCGATATGCGTTTGGTTTTCTATTCGTAGAGTATGCTCGTTGTTTGAATGTTTAATGACACTGCCGTGCTCATTGAGGAAGTTAACCAACACAAAGCTATTTTGCTGAAGTTTGGGATAGACCATTTTGTTTCTTTGTGTAGACTACGTTCTATTATGACTGTAGAGCACATGTTGTATGGGTGATCTAACATTatcaataacaaaaattttatttatcatcctctATCACATACACCAATATgtgatttaatttttatgattttatttaaatatacatatttacatattaatatttgtgtatttaaatagaagAATAAAATTGACAAATCATATATTGATGTTTAGTGTGGAGATGATAAAtagcatttttttattaataatttaatgcgGTTGTTTTTATTAAGAGTTTTTCTATTCAACAACTCTACACCAAATACCTactgagaggaaaaaaaaattaaaaaaaagaaatgtgtggtgaataaaatttttcattaattaatcatttaCCATTCTTTcgattttttgagaaaaaacaaaatgggCCCATGTACAATTCTTGTCTACAAACTTGTTGTTCCCCGAGTTTTCACCCCGAGAGGAGAGAAAGGTCTTCTCGTTGCCACTGAAGATTCAGGACTTGGGTTCGGCCACCCATTTTATACTCTCAGTACAGTAGATGAGGCCCATTCCCTCAATCCCAATTCGGGCTAAAAGAATGGTGTTGGGCCCAACAGCGAGGTAGCCAGCAGGTATGgatatttcattttcaattttttttttttgtttttttggtaaaacccgaaaacctctctctctctctctctcgctctcactGTGTCGACTCTCGAGAGTTCAGACAACTCTCCCTTATTTATCATCTGCTTTTCTGTCTGTCTCGGCTCCATTGCGGAGTCTCTTATCTGATTCAGTTCCCATTTCCGTGAGCGATTCTTCCTGGGGGTATTCGCTTTCTGTCTCTATGTAATTCTCTTGCAGACAGGCTGAAAGTAGAGGGGCATATTATCTTGCTAATTGTACTGCTACGATTATCTGTCTGCATATGCGCTCTCTCGATTTCTTTTCATGGTTTTCTACTATCATATATCGCGCACCTGTTATGGAgcatggccttttttttttttggtatggaGCATTATCAAATTGAGTGACAAAGTGGTTGAATGTGTCGGTTTGGAGCTTATTTGGAACTTTCCCACAAAGCTGAATAGGGAAGACAAATATGGAAATTCAATCCCTTGAGCAGCTATACTCAGGTACTCCGTTCCCCACCCTCCCTTACAGTATCATAACtgctctcgctctctctccccATTTTTGATCCGCAGTTATTTTAATGTCTAATGCACTCTTTGGTCTTTGGATAGCCCAACATAATGTTGTTTAACGCGGAGAATAAGTATCCTACAAAACAGGTAATGGAAGGCTATGCCGCCGCCTTGAGATTGACATACAAGCAGGTCCGGGGATGGTTAGTGGAGAGGAGAGATAATAGAGAAAATGAACTGACTGTACAGTCGAATTCTTTTCCGATTAGGAGCCATCAGATTCTTAACAGACGGAATGGGTCTGCCAAGAATCTCTCGGTGCGGACCACGAAGAGTTTTTCGTCTTCGAAATTCAAGCGTCCATCTACGGCTGAGAACAGGAATGCTACGAGAAAGAAAACGCGTTTTCTTATTCAGTATCTTTTAACTCCAGACTACATTCCGAAGAAGGCGTTTCGCAAGGATGGCCCTTCCCTGGGTTTGGAATTTGACTCTCTTCCGTCGGGCGCGTTTTGCCGTCCTACAGGTATACTCCAGATACTTGGCTCTTGTATTGCTTTACTATAAGCACGATTATTTGTGTAACAGGTAGTTCTTGTTTATTCATAGTTTTGATGATCGTTAGGTGAATTATTACTTGTTCTACCTgataattgaagttgaaatttcATGAGTGTTGTTAGGGTGTCCTCGTATGATTCTTGATGCTTGTAAATTGAACTTGTTAAGatctctgttttctttttctttttttttttgtaagtagacGAAGATCTCTGTTTTTCTACTGGGGATAGGATGGCAAAGTTATCATGTTATAAGTTTACAAGCATCAAATTCTCTATTTTTGTACTTGGGGTAGGAAGGCAACGTTATAATGTTATAAATTTACAAGCATCaaattctctatttttctacTCGGGGTAGGAAGGCAAAGGTTTCATGAATTACGTCTTTTAGCTCAGCTGCTGCTTACCAAGGAACCAATTATTTTCAGTACAACATTGTAGTGCAGCTTGTATCCTCTCGTTGCCTTCTTGATTGGGTTTTGAGGTTCTATTTCTGCTATGCACTTTTCTTTTCGGTTCTTTATTGTATCCAATTTGCAGATAATTGTCTACTGTATCTCCTAGAGGACAAGCCATCACTCTCAGAACTTCCATTGCATTCATTTAACATGATATGCAATATTATAAACGCTACTTTTTTCGTAATGATAACCATGATGAACTGCAGTAGAGAAAATGATCAGGAGTTTGCTCGGACAATACCTCAATAATTCATTCCAACTTGAAGACGGTCTTTAGCCACAATAAAAGCTTTAAAATCTCGTCATTATACATGTGGCAGGTGGCATTGATTCAAGCCAGTATGTTTGCTCTGCTCTGTACATGGCAAGCCAAGTGGAATGGAGCTACTATGGCTAACATGTGCATTACTCTCACCATATGACctattcatgttatgttacatTGAATGAATCTTGATCTTCCTTTATTATTGTAGAAATTAGAATTTCTAGGCAATTGATTCGCATTATGACCGG
This is a stretch of genomic DNA from Carya illinoinensis cultivar Pawnee chromosome 3, C.illinoinensisPawnee_v1, whole genome shotgun sequence. It encodes these proteins:
- the LOC122305250 gene encoding homeobox-DDT domain protein RLT3-like isoform X3 codes for the protein MLFNAENKYPTKQVMEGYAAALRLTYKQVRGWLVERRDNRENELTVQSNSFPIRSHQILNRRNGSAKNLSVRTTKSFSSSKFKRPSTAENRNATRKKTRFLIQYLLTPDYIPKKAFRKDGPSLGLEFDSLPSGAFCRPTVEKMIRSLLGQYLNNSFQLEDGL
- the LOC122305250 gene encoding homeobox-DDT domain protein RLT3-like isoform X1, whose amino-acid sequence is MLFNAENKYPTKQVMEGYAAALRLTYKQVRGWLVERRDNRENELTVQSNSFPIRSHQILNRRNGSAKNLSVRTTKSFSSSKFKRPSTAENRNATRKKTRFLIQYLLTPDYIPKKAFRKDGPSLGLEFDSLPSGAFCRPTDNCLLYLLEDKPSLSELPLHSFNMICNIINATFFVMITMMNCSRENDQEFARTIPQ
- the LOC122305250 gene encoding homeobox-DDT domain protein RLT3-like isoform X2; the protein is MLFNAENKYPTKQVMEGYAAALRLTYKQVRGWLVERRDNRENELTVQSNSFPIRSHQILNRRNGSAKNLSVRTTKSFSSSKFKRPSTAENRNATRKKTRFLIQYLLTPDYIPKKAFRKDGPSLGLEFDSLPSGAFCRPTGGIDSSQYVCSALYMASQVEWSYYG